One Pectobacterium colocasium DNA segment encodes these proteins:
- a CDS encoding DNA adenine methylase, producing MGYLGSKAASGAYQKIIANMPPHDVYVETHLGGGAVMLNKPPARLNVGVDIDPITVEEFCQFNPEFVDTLDTQLRIINEDAVDFLQSHDLEAMGRTLIYADPPYLPETRTGNARYRHEYTVDDHRELIAILRQCPYYVMISGYPSSLYDELLHDWRAIEFQVMTRGGVRTEKLWMNFPEGAAYSAAFAGKDYIDRQRIKRKAERWAAKYQAMTPAERLAVMAALCEVDGRRQNN from the coding sequence ATGGGATATCTGGGAAGCAAGGCCGCGTCAGGCGCGTATCAGAAAATAATCGCCAACATGCCACCGCATGATGTTTACGTTGAAACTCATCTGGGTGGTGGTGCCGTTATGCTGAATAAGCCGCCCGCGCGGCTGAATGTTGGTGTTGATATTGACCCGATCACAGTTGAAGAGTTTTGTCAGTTTAATCCTGAGTTTGTAGACACGCTAGATACTCAGCTACGGATTATCAATGAGGATGCTGTTGATTTTCTGCAAAGTCACGACCTTGAGGCAATGGGTCGCACGCTGATTTACGCAGACCCGCCGTATTTGCCAGAAACCAGAACCGGCAACGCACGTTATCGGCATGAATACACGGTTGATGATCATCGTGAGTTGATCGCTATTCTGCGGCAATGCCCGTATTACGTGATGATTTCCGGCTATCCGTCGTCGCTTTACGACGAGTTATTGCACGACTGGCGCGCTATCGAGTTTCAGGTAATGACGCGTGGTGGTGTCAGGACGGAAAAGCTATGGATGAATTTCCCAGAAGGTGCGGCATATAGTGCGGCGTTTGCTGGTAAAGACTATATCGATCGGCAGCGCATCAAGAGAAAAGCGGAAAGATGGGCGGCTAAGTATCAGGCGATGACGCCAGCGGAACGGCTGGCGGTGATGGCTGCGTTATGTGAAGTTGATGGAAGAAGGCAAAATAATTAG
- a CDS encoding type II toxin-antitoxin system RelE family toxin: MVKVIWTRKALKQRSTIDRRYQDTISEKVAELKNFPAVKLDITSLKGEAGKFRLRVGDYRVIFEIIKGEPVVCEVQAVKRRTSTTY, translated from the coding sequence ATGGTAAAGGTAATCTGGACAAGGAAAGCGTTGAAACAACGTTCAACGATAGACCGAAGATATCAGGACACCATAAGTGAGAAAGTTGCCGAACTGAAGAACTTCCCCGCCGTCAAACTGGACATTACTTCGTTGAAGGGTGAAGCGGGTAAATTCAGGCTACGGGTTGGAGACTACAGGGTAATTTTCGAAATCATCAAAGGTGAGCCAGTTGTCTGTGAAGTTCAGGCGGTCAAACGCAGAACATCAACAACTTACTAA
- a CDS encoding helix-turn-helix domain-containing protein, producing MSKLQFINDVNGKPQFVVLPITEYEKLMSDSDAGYEDIPYIADEHDDETVPNDVVEIMFRDDVSLLAAWRIHRGLSQYDVAEKLGTTQSAVSQWEAKDSRPQKKTREKLAELYHCRPEQMTL from the coding sequence ATGTCAAAACTACAATTTATCAATGATGTGAACGGTAAGCCTCAGTTTGTGGTGTTGCCGATTACTGAATATGAAAAACTGATGTCTGATAGCGATGCGGGCTATGAAGACATTCCCTATATTGCTGACGAACACGATGACGAAACCGTGCCCAATGATGTTGTAGAAATCATGTTCCGTGATGATGTCAGCCTGCTTGCAGCCTGGCGCATCCATCGCGGGTTATCACAATATGATGTGGCGGAAAAGCTGGGTACGACACAATCAGCGGTTTCACAATGGGAAGCAAAAGATTCCCGACCACAGAAAAAGACCCGCGAAAAACTGGCTGAACTTTATCACTGCCGCCCTGAACAAATGACGCTTTGA